In one Novosphingopyxis iocasae genomic region, the following are encoded:
- the panB gene encoding 3-methyl-2-oxobutanoate hydroxymethyltransferase has translation MSTTFTVDSATSRATPTPKPMKRVTIPSIMARKGQDNAEPLVMLTAYTVRTAQLLDPHCDILLVGDSLGQVIYGLPSTLPVTLDMMCAHGAAVSRGSYHAAVVVDMPFGSYEASPVQAFESASRIMADTGAAAVKMEGGAAMAETVRFLTERGIPVMGHVGLTPQAVNALGGYGARGRSDAEYEKIVGDAKAVADAGAFAVVVEGVVETLADAIVEALDVPVIGIGASANCDGQVLVTEDMLGLFERTPRFVKRYGDMSGMMTEAVEHYAREVRAREFPSADQVYKPKD, from the coding sequence ATGTCCACGACCTTCACCGTCGATAGCGCCACCAGCCGCGCCACCCCCACGCCGAAGCCCATGAAACGCGTCACCATCCCATCGATCATGGCGCGCAAGGGCCAGGATAATGCGGAACCGCTGGTGATGCTGACGGCTTACACCGTGCGCACCGCGCAGCTGCTCGATCCGCATTGCGACATTCTTCTGGTCGGCGATTCGCTGGGTCAGGTGATTTACGGTCTCCCTTCCACTCTGCCCGTCACGCTCGATATGATGTGCGCGCATGGCGCCGCAGTCTCGCGCGGCAGCTATCACGCCGCAGTCGTGGTCGACATGCCCTTCGGCAGTTATGAAGCATCCCCCGTCCAGGCGTTCGAAAGCGCCAGCCGCATCATGGCCGATACCGGCGCGGCGGCGGTGAAGATGGAGGGCGGCGCGGCAATGGCCGAAACCGTGCGGTTCCTGACAGAGCGCGGCATTCCGGTGATGGGCCATGTCGGCCTCACCCCCCAGGCCGTGAACGCGCTGGGTGGCTATGGCGCGCGCGGCCGATCGGACGCCGAATATGAAAAGATCGTCGGCGATGCAAAGGCTGTGGCGGACGCAGGTGCCTTCGCCGTGGTGGTGGAAGGCGTTGTCGAAACCCTTGCGGATGCGATCGTCGAGGCGCTCGACGTTCCCGTCATCGGTATCGGAGCCTCGGCTAATTGCGATGGGCAGGTGCTGGTGACCGAGGACATGCTCGGCCTGTTCGAGCGCACGCCGCGCTTCGTGAAGCGCTATGGCGACATGTCCGGCATGATGACCGAAGCGGTGGAGCATTATGCGCGGGAGGTGCGCGCCCGCGAATTTCCCTCGGCCGATCAGGTCTACAAGCCGAAGGATTAG
- a CDS encoding tetratricopeptide repeat protein, which yields MALTPTKSGGNASDKSDDVFMREVDDAVRRSDMEAFGKRYGWWILGLIVLGLAAFGAYIIWQNNQTAADGKLAEQYITAMDAAQAGDAKTARPILQKLADGSNEGYRAASLMMEGNLASERKDEKAAIAAYQTVIEDESLPEPFRNLALVRQTALQFDSISPDQVVARLKPLAIEGNPWFGPAGEMTAMAYIKQGKTDLAGTLFAALSKDKALPESTRRRTRQLAGVYGVDAVQDDESPAGAAPQETAPAKGEGAN from the coding sequence TTGGCGCTTACCCCTACCAAATCTGGCGGCAATGCCAGCGACAAGAGCGATGATGTCTTCATGCGCGAAGTGGATGACGCCGTCCGCCGGTCCGACATGGAAGCGTTCGGCAAGCGCTATGGCTGGTGGATTCTGGGACTGATCGTCCTCGGCCTCGCAGCGTTCGGCGCTTATATCATCTGGCAGAACAATCAGACTGCCGCGGACGGCAAACTGGCAGAGCAGTACATCACCGCCATGGATGCAGCGCAGGCGGGCGACGCCAAGACGGCGCGGCCCATCCTCCAGAAGCTCGCAGACGGTTCGAACGAGGGGTATCGCGCCGCCTCCCTGATGATGGAAGGCAATCTTGCCAGCGAGCGTAAAGATGAGAAAGCTGCCATCGCCGCCTATCAGACGGTGATCGAAGACGAGAGCTTGCCGGAGCCGTTTCGCAATCTGGCGCTGGTGCGCCAGACCGCGTTGCAGTTCGATAGCATTTCACCCGATCAGGTGGTCGCGCGGCTGAAACCGCTCGCGATCGAGGGCAATCCCTGGTTCGGCCCCGCCGGAGAGATGACGGCGATGGCCTATATCAAGCAAGGCAAGACCGATCTTGCCGGAACGCTGTTCGCCGCGCTTTCCAAGGACAAGGCACTGCCGGAATCCACGCGGCGGCGCACCCGCCAGCTCGCCGGGGTTTACGGCGTGGACGCTGTTCAGGATGATGAAAGTCCCGCTGGTGCAGCGCCTCAGGAAACGGCGCCCGCGAAGGGCGAAGGAGCCAATTGA
- a CDS encoding PQQ-binding-like beta-propeller repeat protein, translated as MKRATTSLICGAALLALSGCSLFGGGGDKKSTPTLGDRVAILGAESDAVVDPALASVPVVLPAPVANDSWAQPGGNAAKNPAQLALGQSLSRVWTANIAGASNRERLAAAPVIADGRLYVVDTNAKVRAFDAATGSPVWTHELPSSGSGSASFFGGGVSVDGSSVYATDGLGDVAALDMATGAEKWRVRPAGPMRGAPTLANNNVYVMTQDNQIYALDPATGKTNWNKSGTIGQSGIFGVAAPAAAQGTVIAGYSTGELAAYRYENGQDLWTDALSRTSISTSVSSLTDIDADPVIDRGRVYAIGQGGRMAAYELISGQRIWEINIAGIATPVVAGDWVFVLTDDAKLLAVARTTGKIRWVSQLPEYRKAKKKEDPIDWKGPVLAGGRLIVASTRGGVWSVDPQDGTATEMFDLGESVSVSPVVANQTLYLLDDSGRISAYR; from the coding sequence ATGAAGCGAGCAACCACCAGTCTGATCTGCGGCGCCGCGCTGCTGGCGCTATCCGGCTGCAGCCTGTTCGGCGGCGGCGGCGACAAGAAATCCACCCCCACGCTGGGCGACCGTGTTGCCATTCTGGGCGCGGAAAGCGACGCGGTGGTCGATCCCGCGCTGGCCAGCGTCCCCGTGGTGCTTCCCGCGCCCGTGGCGAACGATAGCTGGGCGCAGCCCGGTGGCAACGCGGCCAAGAACCCTGCTCAGCTTGCGCTGGGGCAAAGCCTTTCGCGCGTTTGGACGGCCAATATCGCGGGTGCCAGCAACCGTGAACGCCTGGCCGCTGCGCCGGTGATCGCCGATGGCCGTCTCTACGTAGTCGACACCAACGCCAAGGTCCGTGCCTTTGATGCGGCGACCGGCAGCCCTGTGTGGACCCATGAGCTTCCCAGTTCCGGCAGCGGAAGCGCCAGCTTCTTCGGCGGCGGCGTTTCGGTCGATGGATCGAGCGTTTATGCGACCGACGGTCTGGGCGATGTTGCCGCCCTCGATATGGCGACCGGTGCCGAGAAATGGCGCGTGCGCCCCGCCGGCCCGATGCGCGGCGCGCCGACGCTCGCCAACAACAACGTCTATGTCATGACGCAGGACAACCAGATTTACGCGCTGGACCCCGCCACGGGCAAAACCAACTGGAATAAGTCCGGCACCATCGGCCAGTCGGGTATCTTCGGTGTCGCCGCTCCCGCCGCCGCGCAGGGCACCGTGATCGCCGGTTATTCGACCGGCGAACTGGCCGCCTATCGGTACGAAAACGGGCAGGATCTGTGGACCGACGCGCTGTCGCGTACCAGCATCTCCACCTCGGTGTCCTCGCTCACCGACATTGATGCCGATCCGGTGATCGACCGGGGCCGTGTCTATGCCATCGGCCAGGGCGGGCGCATGGCGGCCTATGAGCTGATCAGCGGCCAGCGCATCTGGGAAATCAATATTGCAGGGATCGCCACGCCCGTCGTTGCAGGGGACTGGGTGTTCGTCCTTACCGACGATGCCAAATTACTCGCGGTCGCACGGACCACCGGCAAGATCCGCTGGGTCTCTCAGCTTCCCGAATATCGCAAGGCCAAGAAGAAGGAAGACCCGATCGACTGGAAAGGCCCCGTGCTCGCCGGCGGCCGCCTGATCGTCGCTTCGACGCGCGGCGGCGTCTGGTCGGTCGATCCGCAGGACGGCACGGCGACGGAAATGTTCGATCTGGGCGAATCGGTATCGGTTTCGCCCGTGGTTGCCAACCAGACGCTGTACCTGTTGGACGATAGCGGGCGTATTTCCGCCTATCGCTAA
- the der gene encoding ribosome biogenesis GTPase Der, whose amino-acid sequence MLPTVAIVGRPNVGKSTLFNRLVGKRIALVDDRPGVTRDRREGDATLFDLNFRIVDTAGYEDMDEQTLPGRMRMQTEAAVAGSAVSLFLIDGRAGVTPLDEEIARWLRASGHPVILAVNKAEGSQADSGIMESYSLGLGEPIAISAEHGEGLADLFEGLAPHIDNFQPPARNEDEEGDRILKLAIVGRPNAGKSTLINKLLGENRLITGPEAGITRDSIEIDWIWTTGPGEDRKVRLIDTAGMRKRAKVKEKLERLSVADARRAIDFAEVVVLLLDATKGLELQDLKIADHVIQEGRALVIAINKWDVAEDASALFNGIRAALDEGLAQLKGVPLIAVSAITGKGTDQMLTAAFAAREAWSRRVPTAALNRWFEHAITLNPPPAPGGQRIKLRYITQAKSRPPAFVIFGTRVDDLPQSYERYLLNGIRRDLDFGAVPVRLTLRAPKNPFDD is encoded by the coding sequence GTGCTCCCCACTGTCGCCATCGTCGGACGTCCGAACGTCGGCAAGTCCACGCTGTTCAACCGCCTTGTCGGCAAGCGGATCGCGCTGGTCGATGACCGGCCCGGGGTCACGCGTGACCGGCGCGAGGGCGATGCCACGCTGTTCGATCTGAACTTCCGCATCGTCGACACCGCGGGTTATGAGGATATGGACGAACAGACCCTGCCCGGCCGGATGCGCATGCAGACCGAGGCCGCGGTGGCCGGGTCCGCCGTTTCGCTGTTCCTCATCGATGGGCGCGCGGGCGTCACGCCGCTGGACGAAGAAATCGCCCGTTGGCTGCGCGCGTCAGGCCATCCCGTCATCCTCGCCGTCAACAAGGCGGAAGGAAGCCAGGCCGATAGCGGCATCATGGAAAGCTATTCGCTGGGCCTTGGTGAACCTATCGCGATCAGCGCGGAGCATGGTGAAGGCTTGGCCGATCTGTTCGAAGGACTGGCCCCGCATATCGACAACTTCCAGCCGCCCGCCCGGAACGAGGATGAGGAAGGCGACCGGATTCTGAAGCTCGCCATCGTCGGGCGTCCCAATGCCGGCAAGTCCACGCTGATCAACAAGCTGCTGGGCGAAAACCGGCTAATCACCGGCCCAGAAGCGGGCATTACGCGCGACTCGATCGAGATCGACTGGATCTGGACCACCGGTCCGGGCGAAGACCGCAAGGTACGCCTGATCGATACCGCCGGGATGCGCAAGCGCGCCAAGGTGAAGGAGAAGCTGGAACGTCTTTCCGTTGCCGACGCCCGGCGTGCCATCGACTTCGCGGAAGTCGTCGTCCTGCTGCTCGATGCCACCAAGGGGCTGGAGCTTCAGGACCTTAAGATCGCCGATCATGTGATCCAGGAAGGCCGCGCGCTCGTCATCGCGATCAACAAATGGGACGTCGCGGAAGACGCGAGCGCGCTGTTCAACGGAATCCGCGCGGCGCTCGACGAAGGGCTGGCGCAGCTAAAGGGCGTGCCGCTCATCGCGGTCTCCGCCATTACCGGCAAGGGCACGGACCAGATGCTGACCGCCGCCTTTGCCGCGCGGGAAGCGTGGAGCCGCCGCGTGCCCACCGCCGCGCTAAACCGCTGGTTCGAACATGCGATCACCCTCAACCCGCCGCCCGCGCCCGGCGGCCAGCGGATCAAGCTGCGTTATATCACGCAGGCCAAGAGCCGTCCGCCCGCCTTCGTTATCTTCGGCACGCGCGTCGACGATTTGCCGCAAAGTTATGAGCGTTATCTGCTGAACGGCATCCGCCGCGACCTTGATTTCGGAGCCGTGCCGGTGCGGCTGACGCTACGCGCGCCCAAAAACCCGTTCGACGACTGA
- a CDS encoding Hpt domain-containing protein, producing MTIDTGELVDWKAFQACRAQLGAGFVRILGYFEEDGKKSIALIENAMRDKSATALVNPAHMLKGEAYQFGAQALGSTAERIEMVARQCIEHRIDPDEVLPDVAKLRRLFEQTLQALQRETSPLVERRRGFGQRSFGMNQSFGRL from the coding sequence ATGACGATCGATACCGGAGAATTGGTGGACTGGAAGGCGTTTCAGGCTTGCCGTGCTCAGTTGGGCGCGGGATTTGTCCGTATTCTCGGCTATTTCGAAGAGGACGGTAAAAAGTCGATCGCGCTGATCGAAAACGCCATGCGGGACAAAAGCGCTACAGCGCTCGTCAATCCCGCTCACATGCTGAAAGGCGAAGCCTATCAATTCGGCGCACAGGCGCTGGGCAGCACGGCAGAGCGCATCGAGATGGTGGCCCGCCAGTGCATCGAACATCGTATCGATCCGGACGAGGTTCTGCCGGACGTCGCCAAGCTTCGGCGCCTGTTCGAACAGACGCTGCAGGCTCTGCAGCGCGAGACCAGCCCACTGGTCGAGCGCCGCCGCGGTTTCGGGCAGCGCAGCTTCGGCATGAACCAGAGCTTTGGCCGCCTCTAA
- a CDS encoding DUF418 domain-containing protein: MDRLENAPRGSALDTRWIELDALRGFAVMGILAMNIIAFALPEDAYFLPRVPGTGPATAADVGSWIAAFLLFDGKMRGLFSLLFGASLYLVAERAEAAGQSAARVHYSRMFWLGLFGAVHFFLIWWGDILFLYAVIGCFAFLMRGAATRTLIVTALVVYAAGFAILCLSLGTMFSIQAAAQAPGASPASVERFAAMMEGFSAAAQAEEIALFRSGYGAILDFRLSQWWRPLNLLFQAGTETFPLMLLGMAGLRSGFMTGTWDRRRYRQLLWALLLPGMLIYAVLAALDWSRGFDPIFSLNLVVAWSLPARLMTTIGYVALFMLIIRTMRSGGVLPWIAATGRAAFTNYLGTSIVMTTLFYGYGFGLFAQVPRATLYGIVAAMCGVMLLWSKPWLDRYRYGPLEWLWRSLARGRPQPMRKASAVR, from the coding sequence ATGGATCGATTGGAAAACGCACCGCGCGGCAGCGCGCTCGACACGCGGTGGATCGAGCTGGACGCGCTTCGCGGCTTCGCGGTGATGGGAATTCTGGCGATGAACATCATCGCCTTTGCGCTACCCGAAGACGCCTATTTTCTGCCGCGCGTTCCCGGTACCGGCCCGGCCACGGCTGCCGATGTCGGTTCCTGGATCGCAGCTTTCCTGCTTTTCGACGGCAAGATGCGCGGGCTGTTCTCGCTGCTGTTCGGCGCGAGCCTCTATCTGGTCGCCGAGCGGGCGGAGGCAGCGGGGCAGAGCGCGGCGCGGGTGCATTACAGCCGGATGTTCTGGCTCGGCCTGTTCGGCGCGGTTCACTTCTTTCTCATCTGGTGGGGCGACATCCTGTTCCTTTACGCGGTGATCGGCTGCTTCGCTTTCCTGATGCGCGGCGCCGCAACGCGAACGCTCATAGTCACGGCGCTGGTCGTCTATGCGGCTGGCTTCGCCATCCTCTGCCTGTCGCTTGGGACGATGTTCTCAATCCAGGCCGCAGCGCAGGCACCCGGGGCCAGTCCGGCCAGCGTGGAGCGGTTCGCAGCGATGATGGAGGGCTTCTCGGCCGCCGCGCAGGCGGAAGAGATCGCGCTGTTCCGCAGCGGATATGGCGCGATCCTGGATTTTAGGCTGTCTCAATGGTGGCGGCCGCTCAACCTGCTGTTCCAGGCGGGCACGGAGACCTTTCCCCTCATGCTGCTCGGCATGGCGGGGTTGCGCAGCGGCTTCATGACGGGAACATGGGATCGGCGGCGCTATAGGCAGCTGCTATGGGCGCTGCTGCTGCCCGGCATGCTGATCTATGCTGTCCTTGCCGCGCTGGACTGGTCGCGCGGGTTCGATCCGATTTTCTCGCTCAACCTGGTCGTCGCCTGGAGCCTGCCGGCGCGGTTGATGACCACCATCGGCTACGTCGCGCTGTTCATGCTGATCATCCGCACGATGCGCAGCGGCGGGGTGCTGCCGTGGATCGCTGCGACAGGGCGGGCGGCGTTCACCAACTATCTCGGCACCAGCATCGTCATGACGACGCTGTTCTACGGCTATGGTTTCGGCTTGTTCGCGCAGGTTCCGCGCGCCACACTCTATGGGATCGTGGCGGCAATGTGCGGCGTGATGTTGCTGTGGTCCAAACCCTGGTTGGACCGATATCGTTATGGACCGCTGGAATGGCTGTGGCGCAGCCTGGCGCGCGGACGACCGCAGCCGATGCGCAAGGCATCGGCCGTTCGTTAA
- a CDS encoding nitroreductase family protein has translation MSVPDPKPYAALPEYDDEMRIAMARGAAERLATRRTCRDFASDPVPRGVIEQAILAAGTAPSGANHQPWHFAAISDPDIKRRIREAAEEEERVFYAGKAGEEWLEALTPLGTDPSKPFLEEAPWLIAVFGQRKGGAMPGDAKQNYYVTESVGIACGLLLSTLHEAGLATLTHTPNPMKFLSDICGRPADEKPMMLIVTGKPAAGAVYPAAAARKKPLDAIASWL, from the coding sequence ATGAGCGTTCCCGATCCCAAACCCTATGCCGCGTTGCCCGAATATGACGATGAAATGCGCATTGCGATGGCCCGCGGAGCCGCTGAACGCCTGGCGACGCGGCGGACATGCCGGGATTTTGCGAGCGATCCCGTCCCGCGTGGGGTGATAGAACAGGCTATCCTTGCCGCCGGCACCGCACCCTCGGGGGCGAACCATCAGCCCTGGCATTTCGCCGCCATTTCCGATCCTGATATCAAGCGGCGCATCCGCGAGGCTGCGGAAGAGGAGGAGCGCGTCTTTTACGCAGGGAAGGCGGGCGAGGAGTGGCTCGAGGCGCTGACCCCGCTCGGCACCGATCCTTCGAAGCCGTTTCTTGAAGAGGCCCCCTGGCTGATCGCGGTGTTTGGGCAGCGCAAGGGTGGGGCTATGCCGGGCGATGCCAAGCAGAATTATTATGTGACGGAGAGCGTCGGCATCGCCTGCGGGCTGTTGTTGTCGACGCTGCACGAAGCGGGCCTGGCAACGTTGACGCACACACCCAATCCCATGAAGTTTCTTTCTGATATCTGCGGCCGGCCGGCGGACGAAAAACCGATGATGCTGATCGTGACGGGAAAGCCTGCTGCGGGGGCGGTTTATCCCGCCGCCGCGGCCCGCAAGAAGCCGCTGGACGCGATTGCCAGCTGGCTCTAG
- a CDS encoding Coq4 family protein, which yields MMDMNHDFSRAARPMFAPDRVRPRFRPFKAMRHFRNLIADKEDTSQVFHIFEALPRRNFRVEAQAFVESDAGRAVMEREPYLPDILDDHERLRAMPEGSVAHAYCDFMESEGLSAAGLVAEYDRFTGGRPYGDWMEWYANRNRDTHDLLHVLTGYGRDALGEQCVLAFTYGQNPAPANLFIAYAGGLNLKKTTKSDAPVLKAIKEARKLGRACPRISEQSILDLLAEPLESARKRLNITPPVYYQEAHRRLRARGIDPYDLLAKAA from the coding sequence ATGATGGATATGAACCATGATTTTTCGCGAGCGGCCCGCCCGATGTTCGCCCCCGATCGTGTGCGTCCGCGCTTCCGCCCGTTCAAGGCCATGCGCCACTTCCGCAACCTGATTGCGGACAAGGAAGACACCAGTCAGGTGTTCCACATTTTCGAGGCGCTGCCTCGGCGCAATTTCCGTGTGGAAGCGCAAGCCTTCGTTGAAAGCGATGCAGGCCGCGCCGTGATGGAGCGCGAGCCTTATTTGCCCGACATCCTTGACGATCACGAGCGGCTGCGCGCCATGCCCGAAGGCAGCGTCGCGCATGCTTATTGCGATTTTATGGAGAGCGAGGGACTGTCCGCTGCAGGACTGGTGGCGGAATATGACCGCTTCACCGGCGGCCGCCCCTACGGCGATTGGATGGAATGGTACGCCAATCGCAACCGCGACACGCATGATCTTCTGCATGTGCTGACCGGCTATGGTCGGGACGCGCTGGGCGAACAATGCGTGCTGGCGTTTACCTATGGCCAGAACCCCGCGCCCGCGAACCTGTTCATCGCTTATGCCGGTGGACTCAACCTCAAGAAAACGACCAAGAGCGACGCGCCCGTATTGAAGGCCATCAAAGAGGCGCGCAAGCTGGGACGCGCATGCCCGCGCATCAGCGAACAATCGATCCTCGATCTGCTGGCCGAGCCGTTGGAATCGGCACGCAAGCGGCTGAATATTACGCCGCCGGTTTACTATCAGGAGGCACATCGGCGCCTTCGGGCCCGCGGGATCGACCCTTATGATCTGCTGGCAAAGGCGGCCTGA
- the purL gene encoding phosphoribosylformylglycinamidine synthase subunit PurL encodes MTDHSAAPAITPEIVAEHGLSEEEYQRVLGALGREPNLVELGIFSVMWSEHCSYKSSRLHLKKLPTEGPQVICGPGENAGVIDIGDGQAAIFKMESHNHPSYIEPYQGAATGVGGILRDVFTMGARPVANMNALRFGSPDHPKMKHLVKGVVAGIGGYGNCVGVPTVGGETNFHRAYDGNILVNAMTVGVADQDKIFYSAASGVGNPIVYVGAKTGRDGIHGATMASTEFGEDSEEKRPTVQVGDPFTEKLLIEACLELMATDAIVAIQDMGAAGLTSSSVEMASNGGVGIRLDMDAVPQREEGMTPYEMMLSESQERMLMVLKPGREAEAEAIFRKWELDFAVIGEVTDTGRMVLDHGGQTVCDIPLGPLADDAPLYDRPHEPTPAPAPLSDIPSSGDIGADLLTLMACPDLASRAWIWRQYDSQVGGDTAQRSGGDAAVVRVHGTNKALAITTDCTPRYCFADPVQGGRQAIAEAWRNICAVGGKPLAVTNCLNFGSPQNPRIMGQIVGCLEGMSEACIALDMPIVSGNVSLYNESKATGGGSAILPTPAIGAVGLLDDVTRMATIAFKAEGETLLLIGHSAGHVGQSLWLRECHGREEGPPPPVDLDAERRHGDFVRDLVRDDLVSAVHDVSDGGALVALAEMALAGGIGVEITLPDVENPAEILFGEDQARYLVTAKDADAVIERAREAGIFIAPVGRTGGDAITGPEMSASLADLRDANERFFREWMEN; translated from the coding sequence ATGACCGACCACAGCGCCGCGCCCGCCATCACCCCCGAAATCGTTGCCGAGCACGGCCTCAGCGAAGAGGAGTATCAGCGCGTTCTAGGCGCGCTGGGGCGTGAGCCCAATCTGGTGGAGCTCGGCATTTTTTCGGTGATGTGGTCCGAGCATTGCAGCTACAAAAGCTCCCGCCTTCACCTGAAAAAATTGCCGACCGAGGGACCGCAGGTGATTTGCGGGCCAGGCGAGAATGCCGGCGTGATCGACATCGGGGACGGGCAGGCAGCCATCTTCAAGATGGAGAGCCACAACCACCCCAGCTATATCGAGCCCTATCAGGGCGCGGCGACGGGTGTGGGCGGCATCCTGCGCGACGTTTTTACGATGGGCGCGCGCCCGGTTGCCAATATGAATGCGCTGCGCTTCGGTTCGCCCGATCACCCCAAGATGAAGCATCTGGTGAAGGGCGTGGTCGCCGGCATCGGCGGCTACGGCAATTGCGTGGGCGTTCCCACCGTGGGCGGCGAAACCAACTTCCACCGCGCCTATGACGGCAATATCCTGGTGAACGCGATGACGGTGGGCGTCGCCGACCAGGACAAAATCTTCTATTCGGCGGCATCGGGCGTCGGCAATCCGATCGTTTATGTCGGCGCCAAGACGGGACGCGACGGCATCCATGGCGCTACTATGGCGAGCACCGAATTCGGCGAGGATAGCGAGGAGAAGCGCCCCACCGTGCAGGTCGGCGATCCGTTCACCGAAAAGCTGCTGATCGAAGCTTGTCTGGAATTGATGGCGACCGACGCGATCGTGGCGATCCAGGACATGGGCGCGGCGGGGCTCACCAGCTCCAGCGTCGAGATGGCATCGAACGGCGGCGTCGGCATCCGGCTCGATATGGACGCCGTGCCGCAGCGCGAGGAGGGCATGACGCCCTATGAAATGATGCTGTCGGAAAGCCAGGAGCGCATGCTCATGGTGCTGAAGCCAGGCCGTGAGGCAGAGGCCGAAGCGATCTTCCGCAAATGGGAGCTCGATTTCGCCGTGATCGGCGAAGTGACCGATACCGGCCGCATGGTGCTGGACCATGGGGGGCAAACGGTGTGCGATATCCCGCTCGGGCCGCTCGCCGACGATGCCCCGCTCTATGATCGCCCGCATGAGCCGACCCCGGCTCCCGCGCCGCTGTCCGACATTCCGTCGAGCGGAGATATCGGCGCGGATCTTCTGACGCTTATGGCCTGTCCGGATCTCGCATCACGCGCCTGGATCTGGCGGCAATATGATAGTCAGGTCGGCGGCGATACCGCGCAGCGCTCCGGCGGGGATGCGGCAGTCGTGCGCGTCCACGGCACAAATAAGGCGCTTGCGATCACCACCGATTGCACGCCGCGCTATTGCTTCGCCGATCCTGTCCAAGGCGGGCGTCAGGCGATTGCAGAAGCCTGGCGCAACATTTGCGCGGTGGGCGGCAAGCCGCTGGCAGTAACCAACTGCCTCAATTTCGGCAGCCCACAGAACCCCCGGATCATGGGTCAGATCGTCGGCTGCCTCGAAGGCATGAGCGAGGCCTGCATCGCGCTCGACATGCCGATCGTGAGCGGAAATGTCAGCCTGTATAACGAAAGCAAGGCGACGGGCGGCGGCTCCGCCATCCTGCCCACGCCCGCTATCGGTGCAGTCGGGCTGCTCGACGACGTGACGCGCATGGCGACGATCGCGTTCAAGGCGGAGGGCGAGACGCTGCTGCTGATCGGCCATAGTGCAGGCCATGTCGGCCAGTCTCTATGGCTGCGCGAATGCCATGGACGCGAAGAAGGTCCGCCGCCGCCGGTCGATCTTGATGCCGAGCGCCGCCATGGCGATTTCGTGCGCGATCTGGTGCGTGACGACCTTGTCAGCGCGGTCCACGACGTGTCGGACGGCGGCGCACTGGTCGCGCTTGCGGAGATGGCGCTTGCGGGCGGCATCGGCGTAGAGATCACGCTGCCGGATGTCGAAAACCCTGCAGAAATCCTGTTCGGTGAAGATCAGGCGCGCTATCTGGTTACGGCGAAGGATGCCGATGCGGTGATCGAGCGCGCCCGCGAAGCAGGCATTTTCATCGCGCCGGTGGGTCGCACCGGTGGAGATGCGATTACTGGACCTGAAATGTCAGCGTCTCTGGCGGACCTGCGCGACGCGAACGAGCGCTTCTTCCGCGAATGGATGGAGAACTAA